The window ACCCGGGCGTTGTTTTTTCGACCAACAATCCGGAGTAAATTTCTAATCGCCCGCGCCGTCTCGCCTCGTCGGCCAATAACCTGACCCATGTCTGCCGGATTGATTTTGAGAGTTAATAAAACTCCCATTTCATCAATGGAGCGGGTCACGGAAACATCTTCCGGGTGGCTGACTAAGGCTTTAACAACTACTTCCAAAAATTCCTGATCTTTTGCTTTTGCAGCCATATTAATCTCTACAGGATACTTTGGAAGAAAAATTCCTCAGTATCTTTACTTATCAAATCAAACCAGTCTTTCGACCTTTCTTTTCTTGTTCTCGGATTTTCCGAGTTTTCGGACTTTCCGAGATTCTTTCAGACTGGAATTAAAAGATTTAAAATAATTCATTCTATCAAAAAAAATTCTAGCAAAGACAATAGGAAATGTCAAGTGGTTGTTTTGTTTTCTGATTCTATTTCTCCGACTGATTTATTTGGTATCGTTGATTGCTCTTCTTTAGTTTTCTTCTGAAAAATTAGTTTAATTTTTGGTTTAGTAATAATTTTTTCTTTGACTAATAAGTTGTGAACTGTCACTGTTGGCTGAGCTCCTTTCTCTAACCAATACTTTATTCTTTCAGTTTTTAACCCAACTCTTTTTGTTCGTGGATGATAAAAACCAAGATCTTCCTTAAACACTCCTTGAGGATCTTTTTTATTATCAACAGCAATTAAACGATAGCTTGGTTGTTTCTTTTTACCGCGACGAGAAAGTTTTAATTTTAACATAGTTACTACGAAATTAATAGTCAGTTTACCAATATACAAATTTATTCAATGATGTCAAGTTTAATAAATCTCCTTTTGCCTACTTTAATAATTGTACATCTTTTAATTTGAATATTTTTTTGCCAATCTTTTTCTACTTGACCATTAATTTTAACCGCCCCTTGTTCAACTAATCTTCTAGCCTCAGATTTGCTTGAGACTAACTTTGTTTCAACCAATAAATCAATTAATTTCAACTTCTTAACTTTTAATTTATAAGTTGGCACTTCGCTGGGCAATTTTTTTTCACGGAAAATTCGATTAAATTCTTTTTCGGCTTTTTGAGCAGCTTCTGCTCCGTGATACATTTTCACAATTTCTTTAGCTAATTTAGCCTTAAAATCTCGAGGATTCGAACCCCTTTTTATTTCTTCAGCAATTTCGTTAATTTCTCTGAGTGGCCGTCTAGTACAAAGAGTAAAATATTTAATTATCAATTCGTCACGCATGGACATGATTTTCCCAAACTGTTCATTAGGTGGATCTAAAAGATTAATGATATTTTTTCGCGTTTTACTCATTTTTTCGCCATCTAAACCTTCTAACATTTGGAGGGTCATAATTTCTTGCGGTTTTTGACCATAAAATTTTTGAATTTCTCGACCAGCTTTTAGATTAAAAAGTTGATCCGTTCCACCAATTTCCAAATCAGCTTTAACAGCCACCGAATCATAGCCTTGCATTAAAGGATATAAAAATTCTCTTAAACTAATTTCTTCACCTCTTTGATACCGCTCACGAAAACCTCGCCGAGTTAACATTTGTCTGACGGTAAAAATTTCGGCGAGCCGAGAAATATCCTGAAAATTGAGTTTTGATAGCCATTCTGAGTTATAATGCCATTCAACTTTATCAATCTCTAAAATTTTACCTACCTGTGGCTGATAATTTTTCACATTTTTTCTTACTTCTTCAAAAGACAAAAAAGGTCTTTTTTGCAACTTGTCCGAAGGATCGCCAATTTGGGCCGTAAAATCACCTAAAATGAAAATAATCTGATGACCAAGTTCTTGAAAATCTCTGAGCTTCAAAAGAGCAACACTATTACCCAAATGAAGATATGGTGTCGTTGGATCGATGCCTAATTTAACTCTTAATTTCTCGCCGGCTAAGAGTCTCTTCTTAAGACTTTCTTGATCAATAATTTCTTCCACACCGCGAAGAAGAATTTCTTTAATTTTTTCTTTTTCTCTTAAGGTCATGTGAAAGTTGCAAATTATTGAAAGAATTTGCGCAGCTATTATAACATACAAATCATAAGTTGACAAATATTGAAAAAAAATCAATTTAGGCTAAAATAAAAAATATGGCTTATAAAATTAAATCTTTTACTGGTTATAACAGCGATGATTTAGAAAATAAAATAAATCACTGGCTAGCAAAAAATGAGAAAATAGAGATTGTTGAGATTAGTCAAGGTCAAAATTCAGAAGGCGAGATGGTTATTTTTGTTTTTTATCAAGAGAAATAATTTTTAATTCGTCATTATTTAATGACTATACTAATAACTAATAAACAATAAACCAATAACCATGATTTTAGCTTTTGACATTGGAGGAACAAAAATTGCCGTTGGTTTGGTTGAAGGAGATAAAATTTTAAATTATCAAAAAATTCTTTGGTCAAAACCGTTAACCAAAGAAAAATTTCTAAAAAAAATCATCACCATCATTCAAGATTATAAATCAAAAATTAAAAATTGCACCGCTGTTGCTCTGGGGGTGGCTGGTCAAGTAAATTTTAAAGAGGGTAGCGTTGTTTTATCGCCCAATCTTTCAAAAAAGAGAGAAAAAATTTTCCTCAAAAAAATTTTAGAGCAAAAATTCAAATGGCCGATTTTTGTTGATAATGATGCTAACTGTTTTACTTTAGGGGAAGCGGTTTTTGGTCAAGGAAAAAATGAAAAATTTGTCATAGGTCTAACAGTCGGTACCGGTATCGGCGGTGGTATAGTGATTGATAAGAAGATTTTAAGAGGCAAAGATGGCTTTACAGGTGAATTTGGTCATCAATTGATAGAAATTGGCGGTCGTCATTGTCTTTGCGGTCAAAGAGGTTGTTTGGAAGCTTATGCTTCTGGTCGAGCTATGGCTGAGTTTTATTTTCAAATAACCGGTCAACAAAAAAATACTTTTCAGATTAAAAAAGAATTTGCTCAAAAAAAATCAAACGCAGTTTTTGTTGTCAATGAAACGGCCAGATGGCTAAAAATAGGTTTAGCAAATTTAATTAATATTTTAAACCCTGATCTAATTGTTTTGGGCGGCGGTATGGTTGGTTTTCAATCTTTTACCAAAATCGCTTTAAAAAATCTCAGACCCTGGTTATTGGTGCCAAAAGTAAAAACAAAAATTTTAATCTCTCAACTAAGAGAAAAAGCAGGTCTTCTCGGCGCCGCTTTATTAACTAATCATTATGATTTACTATCCTAAAAAAATCGGCTGGCACTCGAGAAAAATTCGTCGTTTTGAGCTGAGAAAATATCAAAAAAGAAAAAAGAAAAAATTTTTAAAAACTATTTTTCTGCTTTTTTTATTTCTTACTCTTTTAGTTGGTATTTTTCTCAGTCTCTTTTTTGTTTGGGTTTCTAAAGATCTTCCCGACCCAGATAAACTTTTGGCAAGAGAAATTTCTCAAAGCACCAAAATTTATGACCGAGAAGGTAAAACTGTACTTTATGAAATTTTTACCGAAGAAAGAAGAACCTTGGTTGAACTTTCCGAAATTCCAAAAAATCTTATCTGGGCAACGATTGCCGCCGAAGACCGCTATTTTTATGAACATAAAGGTTTTAATTTAAAAAGCATTGTCCGGGCTATTTTGATCAACTTACTAAAAGGCGGCAAAATTCAGGGCGGTTCAACCATTACTCAGCAGCTCATTAAAAATGCTATTTTAAGACCAGAAAAAACTTATGCCCGAAAAATTCGTGAATTAATTCTTGCTTATCAAATTGAGCGGAAATTTTCTAAGGAACAGATTTTAAAAATGTATTTTAACGAAATTCCTTACGGCTCCAATGCCTATGGAGCAGAAGCAGCTGCTCAGATTTATTTTGGTAAACCAGTTAAAGAATTGACGCTTGATGAATGTGCTTTATTAGCCGCTCTACCAAAAGCGCCTACCTATTATTCACCTTTTGGTCAACATCAGAAAGAACTGATTGGCCGCAAAAATTATATTTTAGAACAAATGCTGAATTTGGGTTTTAGTACTGAAGAAGAGGTTAGAGAAGCACAAAAAATCGAAACCTTGAAAAAGATTAAACCAAAAAAAGAAAGAATTATTGCTCCTCATTTTGTTATGTATGTTAAAGAACAACTAACAGAGAAATACGGCCATCGATTGGTTGAACAAGGTGGTTTAAGAGTAATAACGACCTTGGATTTAAAAAAACAAAAAATTGCCGAAGAGGCAATCAAAAAAAATGAAGAAAATTTAAAAAACTATCAAGCCACCAACGCGGCTTTAGTTGCTATTGATGTTAAAAGTGGCGAAATTTTAGCCCTAGTTGGTTCAAAAGATTACTTTAATAAAGAAATCGATGGTGCCGTTAATGTGGCACTTGCCCCCCGTCAACCCGGTTCTTCCTTTAAACCAGTTATCTATGCTAAAGCCTTTGAAAAAGGTTATACGCCAGAAACAATTTTATTTGATGTGGTGACGAATTTTGGTCCGGACGGTTCAGGTAAAGATTATATTCCAAAAAATTATGATGAAAAAGAAAGGGGGCCGGTGACAATGCGCCAGGCTTTGGCCGGTTCATTAAACATTCCGGCCGTGAAAACTCTTTATTTAACAGGATTAGATGAAGTCTTGGATCTAGCCGAAAGGATGGGGTATACGACTCTAAAAGATCGTTCCCGCTTTGGTTTAGCCATTGTTTTGGGTGGGGCCGAGGTTAAACTTTTGGAACACACTGCTGCCTTTAGTATTTTTGCTCGTGAAGGATTAAAAATTCCAATCTCGTCTATTTTAAAAGTTGAAGACTCAAAAGGGAGAATTTTAGAAGAAAAACCAGAGATTACTCCAGAAAAAATTTTTGAACAACAAATTGCTCGTCAAATCAATAGTATTCTTTCTGATAATAAAGCCAGAGCCTTTATTTTTGGTGAAAGGAATTATTTAACTTTACCAGACCGACCAGCGGCGGCAAAAACCGGGACGACGCAGAATTGGCGTGATGCTTGGACTTTAGGCTATACACCTTCATTGGCTGCTGGTGTTTGGGTTGGCAATAGTCGTGGTGAAGAAATGAAAAAAGGGGCTGATGGTTCAAAACTAGCGGCGCCAATCTGGCAATATTTTATGAGCGAATCTTTAAAAAATACTGAAATTGAGAATTTTAATCCACCTCAGCCAGAAGCAGTTGATAAACCAATTTTACGTGGCGAACTGCCAGAAAGTATAACTTTAAAAATTGATCGTTTTTCTGGTAAACTGGCTACACCCTTTACTCCTGCTTCAGCGGTGATAGAAAAAAAATTTCGTGCCTATCATTCAATTTTACATTATCTTGATAAAGATAATCCACGCGGGCCTCAGCCAGAAAATCCTGAAAAAGATCCTATGTATCGACGCTGGGAGGAGGGAATTAGGAATTGGGCAAAAAGACAGGGTCTAAGCTTTGAATTGCCGCCCACCGAATACGATGATGTTCATACACCCTGGTTTCAACCAAAAGTGACCATTATTTCGCCACAAAATAATGAGACAATTAATAATTATCTCTTAACTTTAAAGATTGAGGCACAAGCGCCACGGGGAGTAAGAAGAATCGAGGTCTTACTTGATGGTAAAATCAGCGAGACTATTTATTCACCACCTTATGTTCTTTATCTGAACCTGTCTGGCTTTTCTTTAGGACAACATAAAATTATCGTTCGGGCTTATGATGATGTTGAGAATTGTGGTGAGGGGCAAATTAATATTTATCTTAGCCAAACCTTCTCGCCAAAAATTATTTGGCTCCTACCTCAAAACAACCAGACTATTTATAGCGAACAATTTCCTTTTACCCTTTCTCTTCTTTTACCGGAAGTTCGTTTGAAAGAAATAAAAATTTATCTTCAAAAAATTGGTCAAGAAAGAAATTTGATTGCTCAAGTTTCTAATTTTCCAACTCGTCGTTTAAATATTACTTGGTATGATCCTTTGCTCAATGGTCAATGTCTTCTTTTTTTAGAAGCAATTGATGAAAATAACCAAGTTATAGAAAGTGAAACTCTTAACCTTACTATTTTATGAAAAAAATCAGTTCTTTACTTTTCAATGCTCTTCGTCGGGCCGGAATTGAAAAAGAGGTTTTAGCTACTTTAGTGATTGAAGAGTTTAAGAAAATTTTAGTCAAAAAATTTGGTAAAAAAATTTTAAAGCAGGTTAAAATTTTACATTTGAAAAATCAAATTTTAAGCCTTTCGGTTTTAAGTTCAGTCATTGCCCAAGAAATTAAACTAAATGAAGAAAAATTTCTCAAAAAAATTAACCAAAAATTTGGTCAAAAATTAGTTAAAACCATCCGTTTCTTTTCTTAAAATTGAAGAATTTTTAAATTTGAAAAATATTTTTGTAAAAAATTATGATTCCTCAAGATCAAATTATCTATCTTTCGCCTTCAAAATTAAGCCTTTTTCAAGAATGTCCACTTTGTTTTTGGCTTTCTGAAGTAAAAGGTATCCATCGGCCAGAAGGACCAAAATCAACCTTGCCACGGGGTCTGGACCTTTTGATTAAAAAGTATTTCGATAAATATCGAGCTCAAAATAAATTACCGCCTGAAATTGAGGGTAAAGTGCAGGGTAAATTAATCAGTGATCAAGTCATTCTTCAACAATGGCGTTCAAATTTTAAAAACAGCCAGCCAAGATATTTTGATCAGGAACTTAAAGCAGTTCTTTTTGGTGCCCTAGACGAATGTTTAGTTGATGGTCAATATTATATTCCCGTTGATTATAAAACCTATGGTTTTGATTTGAAAGAAAACTCTCTGTTTTATTATCAAACTCAACTTGATTGTTATACTTTATTACTAGAAGCAAGTGGTTATAAACATCTTTCTTTTGGTTATCTAATTTATTATATTCCCGAAGAAGTTGAAGAAAATGGTTTGGTAAAATTTAGAGTTGAACCTAAAAAATTAAAAACCGACCCTCAACGAGCCAGAGAAATTTTTCGTCGAGCAGTTCAGCTCCTTCGTCGTCTTCAACCTGAATCTCATAGTCAATGTCAATTTTGTTCCTGGGGTAACGACTTTATTAATCTTACATAGTCTTACATACATCAAACATACATCAAAATGAAGATAATTTTGTAAAAAAATTAAGCTTATTATCTGTTTTAATGTGTTAACACAATAAGACCAGATTTTCTTTTGACTACAATGATTCTAACTAAATACTTTTTAATAACTAAATACTTTTTAAGAAAAATAAATCTATTTCTCCCTTGAAACCTTCCCTCCCTTGAAACTTTCCTTACCTTGCCTTTTACCCTCCTTATCTAATCCTTAATTAACGTGTTAACACATTGTAATGAAAATTATATTCCGATGAAATGTTAAGAATAAGAAGCGAGAAAATAGAAAATATTTCACTGTCTCACAAAATGTTCGTCAAGGAACATTTTAGAAATTTTCTTTTAAATAAAGGAAAAATTGGCGACCTAGAAACAAATTTTGATTGGCGTTTCGAAATATTTGGCCAAAAATTTAATTTCTTCTCTTAATTGATTTTCATAGTCTTTTCTGTTGGCAAAGAAAATTTTTTTATAATCATTTAGCAAAGAGGGATAATGAATTTTTAATGTTTTCTCTAATCCCTGCCAATTTTCCTTTTTAGTATTTAAAGTATCAAACCAGATTTGGTCAACCTTGTCTTTTAAAATCTCAAAAAGTTGCTTCAGGTTAGTAAAGTGCGGTAAAATTGGGCCAACAAAAACATAAGTTTTTAGGCCGACTTTTTTTATTTTTTTTAAAGCATCCATTCTTCTTTCAAGAGAAGGGGCACCAGGTTCTAAGATCATTCCTGCTCGCTGATCTAAAGTGATGATCGTAAAACCAATTTTTAATCGATGACGAAATCGTTTCATTAAATCTAAATCACGGAGAATCAAATCAGACTTAGTGAGAATTTCAGCCGACCATTCATTTTTAAGTAGTACTTCTAAACAATGCCGGGTTAATTGATATTGTCTTTCTAGAGGATTATAAGGATCTGTTATCGTAGAAAAGAAAACATCGTCTTTTAAATTTCTGTATTTTCCAAGAATTTCCCTTTCCAAAACCTCCGGGGCATTCAATTTAATCTCTAAAAATTCACCCCATTTTTCTTGTCGACCAATAGTTTTCAGAAAATGTTGATTGTAACAATAAACACAACCATGAGGGCAACCAAGATATGGATTAAGTGTGTAACCGCCAAGCTTTGAACGGTTTAAAATTGACTTTGCTTGCCGAAAACGAATTTGCATATGTCTTAATCACTTTATCATTATCATGTTACCATATTAATCAATCTTATTATTAACCATTTTATCACCTTTTATTCAACCCACCAAACCTGCTTAACGTATTAACACATTAATGTGTTAATATGTTATTGGGTAAATGATAAAAAAGATAGGTTTGTTGATTATTAAAAATAAACCTGTGATCATTAATTTTGGTTATTGGTTTAATTTTATGGACTTTTGGTTTTTTGCGACAAATTTTTGAATTTATTTTAAATTCCTAATGTGTTAATTATTTAAAAGAAATTATGCCGCCAAGGGGAATCGAACCCCTGTTAGCAGATTGAAAGCCTGCTGTCCTAGCCACTAGACGATGGCGGCTGAGAAAAAATATAAACTTTAAAAATAAACCATGATCGACAAAATAATTTTAAATATTTTTTTCTATTTGTCAAATAGGAAAACAAATTCTTAATGTGTTAACACGATAGAAGATAGAAAAAATAATCATTTTATAGTAAAATAGAGAAATCAATTATAAATTTTTATGAAGAAAAAGTCTATTACTATTTTGGGTATTGAAACAAGTTGTGACGAAACAGCGGCTAGTTTATTGAAAGCTGAAAATGGTCAATTGAAAATTATCAGCAATATTGTTGCTAGTCAAATTAAAGTTCACACTCGATATGGTGGCATCGTACCAGAAGTAGCGGCGCGAAAGCATGCAGAAAAAATTATTTTTGTTTTACGAAAGGCGCTCAAATTTAAAATTTTCAATCTAAAACCTATCGATGCCATCGGTGTAACGGTTGGTCCCGGTTTAATTACCTCTTTATTAGTTGGGGTGGAGGCCGCTCGAACCTTAGCCTTTCTCTTTAAAAAGCCATTAATTCCTCTTAATCATCTGCTTGGTCATATTTATGCTAACTTTATCGACCTAAATCCCAAATTCTACCTTCTTAATCCTCAAAAATTATTTCCGGCTGTATGTTTAGTTGTTTCTGGTGGTCATACAGAACTGATTTTAATGAGAGGTTTTGAAAAATTCCAGAAAATCGGTCAAACCTTAGACGATGCGGCCGGTGAATGTTTTGATAAGGTGGCAAAAATTTTAGGCTTAGGTTATCCAGGTGGACCAGCTATTGCCCGCGAAGCGGCTAAGCTTCAAAACAAATTCAAAATTCAAAATACAGAATTCAAGATTGAATTGCCCCGACCAATGATTAATTCTAGTGACTTTAACTTTAGTTTTTCCGGCTTAAAAACAGCTGTTCTTTATAAGATTAAAGATTTAAAGTTAAAAGTTAAAGATTTATTGTTGTTACCACTTCTTTGTACTGAAGTTCAACAAGCAATTATTGATGTTTTAACGACTAAAACAATAAGAGCGATCAAAGTATTTAAAGCTAAAAGTGTTATTCTTGGCGGCGGTGTGACAGCTAATAATGAATTGCGGAAACAAAT is drawn from Patescibacteria group bacterium and contains these coding sequences:
- the tsaD gene encoding tRNA (adenosine(37)-N6)-threonylcarbamoyltransferase complex transferase subunit TsaD, which gives rise to MKKKSITILGIETSCDETAASLLKAENGQLKIISNIVASQIKVHTRYGGIVPEVAARKHAEKIIFVLRKALKFKIFNLKPIDAIGVTVGPGLITSLLVGVEAARTLAFLFKKPLIPLNHLLGHIYANFIDLNPKFYLLNPQKLFPAVCLVVSGGHTELILMRGFEKFQKIGQTLDDAAGECFDKVAKILGLGYPGGPAIAREAAKLQNKFKIQNTEFKIELPRPMINSSDFNFSFSGLKTAVLYKIKDLKLKVKDLLLLPLLCTEVQQAIIDVLTTKTIRAIKVFKAKSVILGGGVTANNELRKQIKLKIKNLKLKTNLLIPAKNLCTDNAAMMAAAGYFKLKKTPQSWWLKKFDWRKIKVDPNLEI
- a CDS encoding PD-(D/E)XK nuclease family protein, with translation MIPQDQIIYLSPSKLSLFQECPLCFWLSEVKGIHRPEGPKSTLPRGLDLLIKKYFDKYRAQNKLPPEIEGKVQGKLISDQVILQQWRSNFKNSQPRYFDQELKAVLFGALDECLVDGQYYIPVDYKTYGFDLKENSLFYYQTQLDCYTLLLEASGYKHLSFGYLIYYIPEEVEENGLVKFRVEPKKLKTDPQRAREIFRRAVQLLRRLQPESHSQCQFCSWGNDFINLT
- a CDS encoding DUF721 domain-containing protein codes for the protein MKKISSLLFNALRRAGIEKEVLATLVIEEFKKILVKKFGKKILKQVKILHLKNQILSLSVLSSVIAQEIKLNEEKFLKKINQKFGQKLVKTIRFFS
- a CDS encoding radical SAM protein gives rise to the protein MQIRFRQAKSILNRSKLGGYTLNPYLGCPHGCVYCYNQHFLKTIGRQEKWGEFLEIKLNAPEVLEREILGKYRNLKDDVFFSTITDPYNPLERQYQLTRHCLEVLLKNEWSAEILTKSDLILRDLDLMKRFRHRLKIGFTIITLDQRAGMILEPGAPSLERRMDALKKIKKVGLKTYVFVGPILPHFTNLKQLFEILKDKVDQIWFDTLNTKKENWQGLEKTLKIHYPSLLNDYKKIFFANRKDYENQLREEIKFLAKYFETPIKICF
- the tyrS gene encoding tyrosine--tRNA ligase — translated: MTLREKEKIKEILLRGVEEIIDQESLKKRLLAGEKLRVKLGIDPTTPYLHLGNSVALLKLRDFQELGHQIIFILGDFTAQIGDPSDKLQKRPFLSFEEVRKNVKNYQPQVGKILEIDKVEWHYNSEWLSKLNFQDISRLAEIFTVRQMLTRRGFRERYQRGEEISLREFLYPLMQGYDSVAVKADLEIGGTDQLFNLKAGREIQKFYGQKPQEIMTLQMLEGLDGEKMSKTRKNIINLLDPPNEQFGKIMSMRDELIIKYFTLCTRRPLREINEIAEEIKRGSNPRDFKAKLAKEIVKMYHGAEAAQKAEKEFNRIFREKKLPSEVPTYKLKVKKLKLIDLLVETKLVSSKSEARRLVEQGAVKINGQVEKDWQKNIQIKRCTIIKVGKRRFIKLDIIE
- a CDS encoding ROK family protein, with translation MILAFDIGGTKIAVGLVEGDKILNYQKILWSKPLTKEKFLKKIITIIQDYKSKIKNCTAVALGVAGQVNFKEGSVVLSPNLSKKREKIFLKKILEQKFKWPIFVDNDANCFTLGEAVFGQGKNEKFVIGLTVGTGIGGGIVIDKKILRGKDGFTGEFGHQLIEIGGRHCLCGQRGCLEAYASGRAMAEFYFQITGQQKNTFQIKKEFAQKKSNAVFVVNETARWLKIGLANLINILNPDLIVLGGGMVGFQSFTKIALKNLRPWLLVPKVKTKILISQLREKAGLLGAALLTNHYDLLS
- the rpsP gene encoding 30S ribosomal protein S16, whose translation is MLKLKLSRRGKKKQPSYRLIAVDNKKDPQGVFKEDLGFYHPRTKRVGLKTERIKYWLEKGAQPTVTVHNLLVKEKIITKPKIKLIFQKKTKEEQSTIPNKSVGEIESENKTTT
- a CDS encoding KH domain-containing protein; its protein translation is MAAKAKDQEFLEVVVKALVSHPEDVSVTRSIDEMGVLLTLKINPADMGQVIGRRGETARAIRNLLRIVGRKNNARVNLKIEEPAGSTQRAKASTSTSTEDLKL
- a CDS encoding PBP1A family penicillin-binding protein → MIYYPKKIGWHSRKIRRFELRKYQKRKKKKFLKTIFLLFLFLTLLVGIFLSLFFVWVSKDLPDPDKLLAREISQSTKIYDREGKTVLYEIFTEERRTLVELSEIPKNLIWATIAAEDRYFYEHKGFNLKSIVRAILINLLKGGKIQGGSTITQQLIKNAILRPEKTYARKIRELILAYQIERKFSKEQILKMYFNEIPYGSNAYGAEAAAQIYFGKPVKELTLDECALLAALPKAPTYYSPFGQHQKELIGRKNYILEQMLNLGFSTEEEVREAQKIETLKKIKPKKERIIAPHFVMYVKEQLTEKYGHRLVEQGGLRVITTLDLKKQKIAEEAIKKNEENLKNYQATNAALVAIDVKSGEILALVGSKDYFNKEIDGAVNVALAPRQPGSSFKPVIYAKAFEKGYTPETILFDVVTNFGPDGSGKDYIPKNYDEKERGPVTMRQALAGSLNIPAVKTLYLTGLDEVLDLAERMGYTTLKDRSRFGLAIVLGGAEVKLLEHTAAFSIFAREGLKIPISSILKVEDSKGRILEEKPEITPEKIFEQQIARQINSILSDNKARAFIFGERNYLTLPDRPAAAKTGTTQNWRDAWTLGYTPSLAAGVWVGNSRGEEMKKGADGSKLAAPIWQYFMSESLKNTEIENFNPPQPEAVDKPILRGELPESITLKIDRFSGKLATPFTPASAVIEKKFRAYHSILHYLDKDNPRGPQPENPEKDPMYRRWEEGIRNWAKRQGLSFELPPTEYDDVHTPWFQPKVTIISPQNNETINNYLLTLKIEAQAPRGVRRIEVLLDGKISETIYSPPYVLYLNLSGFSLGQHKIIVRAYDDVENCGEGQINIYLSQTFSPKIIWLLPQNNQTIYSEQFPFTLSLLLPEVRLKEIKIYLQKIGQERNLIAQVSNFPTRRLNITWYDPLLNGQCLLFLEAIDENNQVIESETLNLTIL